A window of the Parabacteroides merdae ATCC 43184 genome harbors these coding sequences:
- the topB gene encoding type IA DNA topoisomerase has translation MKTIIAEKPSVAREIARIVGATKREEGYFEGGGYAVTWAFGHLVQLAMPDGYGVRGFVRDNLPIIPDTFTLVPRQVRTEKGYKPDSGVVSQIKVIKRLFDTSEHIIVATDAGREGELIFRYLYHYTGCTTPFVRLWISSLTDKAIREGLRKLEDGSKYDNLYLAAKARSESDWLVGINGTQALSIAAGHGTYSVGRVQTPTLAMVCERYWENRRFTSEAFWQLHIATDGCDGEVVKFSSSEKWKEKEPAMELYNKVKAAGCATVTKAERKEKTEETPLLYDLTTLQKEANAKHGFTAEQTLEIAQKLYEKKLITYPRTGSRYIPEDVFAEIPKLLAFIGTQPEWKDKVRAKAAPTRRSVDDGKVTDHHALLVTGEKPLFLSKEDNTIYQMIAGRMVEAFSEKCVKDVTTVTAECAGVEFTVKGSVVKQTGWRAVYGEEKEEITIPGWQEGDTLTPKGSSITEGKTKPKPLHTEATLLSAMETAGKEIEDDALRQAMKDCGIGTPATRASIIETLFKRGYMERCKKSLVPTEKGLALNSVVKTMRIADVAMTGEWEKELARIERGELSDDTFRKEIEAYTREITSELISCDKLFGSRDSGCACPKCGTGRMRFYGKVVRCDNTECGLPVFRLKAGRTLSDDEIKDLLTEGHTKLLKGFKSKQGKSFDAVVAFDGEYNTTFVFPEAKKDKKFSGRKK, from the coding sequence ATGAAGACAATCATTGCAGAAAAGCCCTCCGTGGCACGTGAAATCGCCCGCATCGTGGGCGCGACAAAGAGAGAGGAAGGATATTTCGAGGGAGGCGGTTATGCCGTGACATGGGCATTCGGACACCTCGTTCAGCTTGCCATGCCCGACGGCTACGGCGTGCGCGGATTTGTCCGTGACAACCTCCCGATTATTCCCGACACATTCACGCTCGTCCCCCGTCAGGTCAGGACGGAGAAAGGTTACAAGCCCGACAGCGGCGTGGTGTCGCAGATAAAAGTCATCAAAAGACTGTTCGACACAAGCGAACATATCATCGTGGCGACCGATGCCGGACGCGAGGGAGAGCTTATCTTCCGCTACCTCTACCACTATACGGGTTGCACCACTCCTTTCGTGCGCCTGTGGATCAGCTCTCTCACCGACAAAGCTATCCGCGAGGGACTGCGGAAACTCGAAGACGGCAGCAAATACGACAACCTCTACCTCGCCGCCAAAGCGCGGAGCGAATCCGACTGGCTCGTGGGCATCAACGGCACACAGGCGTTATCCATCGCCGCCGGACACGGCACGTATTCCGTGGGGCGGGTGCAGACACCAACGTTGGCTATGGTATGTGAACGCTACTGGGAGAACCGCCGCTTTACGTCCGAAGCATTCTGGCAGCTCCATATCGCAACGGACGGTTGCGACGGCGAAGTCGTGAAATTCTCATCCTCCGAGAAATGGAAAGAGAAAGAACCGGCGATGGAACTATATAATAAGGTAAAGGCGGCAGGTTGCGCCACTGTCACGAAAGCCGAGCGCAAGGAGAAGACGGAGGAAACTCCCTTGCTCTACGACCTGACCACGCTCCAGAAAGAAGCCAACGCCAAGCACGGCTTCACGGCGGAACAGACGCTTGAAATCGCGCAGAAACTCTACGAAAAGAAGTTGATAACCTATCCGAGAACGGGAAGCCGCTACATCCCCGAAGACGTGTTTGCCGAAATTCCCAAACTGCTCGCTTTCATCGGCACACAGCCCGAATGGAAAGACAAGGTGCGGGCAAAAGCCGCCCCGACACGCCGCAGCGTGGACGACGGCAAGGTGACAGACCACCATGCCCTGCTCGTCACGGGTGAGAAACCGCTCTTCCTCTCCAAAGAGGACAATACCATCTATCAGATGATTGCCGGGCGCATGGTCGAGGCATTCTCTGAGAAATGCGTCAAGGATGTGACCACTGTCACGGCGGAATGTGCCGGAGTGGAGTTTACCGTAAAAGGCAGCGTCGTGAAGCAAACCGGATGGCGTGCCGTCTATGGCGAGGAAAAAGAGGAAATTACCATCCCCGGCTGGCAGGAAGGCGACACGCTGACACCGAAAGGCTCGTCCATTACCGAAGGAAAGACCAAACCCAAGCCGCTGCATACCGAAGCCACCCTGCTCTCGGCAATGGAAACGGCGGGCAAGGAAATTGAGGACGACGCACTGCGGCAGGCGATGAAGGACTGTGGCATCGGTACTCCCGCCACACGCGCCTCCATCATCGAAACGCTTTTCAAGCGCGGTTACATGGAACGCTGCAAGAAGTCGCTTGTTCCCACCGAAAAAGGACTTGCCCTCAATTCCGTCGTCAAGACGATGCGCATCGCCGATGTTGCCATGACGGGCGAATGGGAAAAGGAGCTGGCGCGTATCGAGCGCGGGGAACTGTCCGACGACACCTTCCGCAAGGAGATAGAGGCGTACACACGTGAGATAACCTCCGAACTGATCTCGTGCGACAAGCTCTTCGGCAGCCGTGACTCCGGCTGCGCGTGTCCCAAGTGTGGCACGGGCAGGATGCGGTTCTACGGCAAGGTGGTACGCTGCGACAACACGGAGTGCGGACTGCCCGTGTTCCGGCTGAAAGCGGGACGCACCCTGTCCGACGATGAAATCAAAGACCTGCTCACCGAAGGGCATACCAAGCTGCTCAAAGGGTTCAAGAGCAAACAGGGCAAGAGTTTCGATGCTGTTGTCGCCTTTGACGGGGAATATAACACGACTTTTGTGTTCCCGGAGGCTAAAAAGGACAAGAAATTTTCAGGACGGAAGAAATAG
- a CDS encoding DUF3945 domain-containing protein, producing MAKKKDEKDVLVVRDEKTGEISVVAGLNADGTPKRTPAKAENAQSFLQFDRHGDVLDNFFKNFFRQCKEPSRFGFYRIAADQAENLLEVMKQLLKDPEANKELLAPHKVDTSDYEKKVQEEMAAQQTEKQEPQKQENMEQRKEQQQDKSEQMQGKRGYQPIDESKINWQELEDRWGVKRDNLEKSGDLTKMLNYGKSDLVKVKPTFGGESFELDARLSFKKDGEGNISLVPHFIRKEQKLDEYKEHKFSDNDRKNLRETGNLGRVVDIVDRETGEIIPSYISIDRKTNEITDIPASRVRIPERIGKTEITTQERDMLRAGLPVRDKLIERNDGRKFVTTLQVNVEQRGVEFVPGTGKSPRTAQTQETKGDTSKSQAQGGENAAQTKKEQRRNTWTNEDGSIRPISKWSGVSFTDQQKADYVAGKAVKLENVTDKQGFHATMYIKFNPEKGRPYRYDTNPDNAQQVAPSNESRTQVAVNNDGKTNEATKNLREPLQKGQTNPKDARQQQQQEKPQKKTGKGMKM from the coding sequence ATGGCAAAGAAAAAAGACGAAAAGGACGTGCTGGTAGTCCGTGACGAGAAGACAGGCGAGATCAGCGTGGTAGCCGGGCTGAACGCGGACGGCACACCCAAGCGCACCCCCGCAAAAGCGGAGAACGCGCAGAGTTTCCTGCAATTCGACCGACATGGCGACGTGCTGGACAACTTCTTCAAGAACTTCTTCCGGCAGTGCAAGGAACCCAGCCGCTTCGGTTTCTACCGCATTGCGGCAGACCAAGCTGAAAATCTCTTAGAGGTGATGAAGCAACTGCTGAAAGACCCCGAAGCGAACAAGGAGCTGCTCGCCCCTCACAAGGTGGACACCTCCGACTATGAGAAGAAGGTGCAGGAAGAGATGGCAGCACAACAGACAGAGAAACAAGAACCTCAAAAACAGGAGAACATGGAACAACGGAAAGAACAGCAACAGGACAAATCCGAACAGATGCAGGGCAAACGTGGCTACCAGCCCATCGACGAGAGTAAAATCAACTGGCAGGAGCTGGAGGACAGATGGGGCGTAAAGCGGGACAACCTTGAAAAGTCCGGCGACCTTACGAAGATGCTCAACTATGGCAAGTCCGACTTGGTAAAGGTCAAACCGACCTTCGGCGGCGAATCATTCGAGCTGGACGCCCGCCTCTCCTTCAAGAAGGACGGTGAGGGAAACATCAGCCTCGTGCCGCACTTCATCCGCAAGGAGCAGAAGCTGGATGAGTACAAGGAACACAAATTCTCCGACAATGACCGGAAGAACCTCCGCGAAACGGGCAATCTCGGTAGGGTCGTGGACATTGTGGACAGGGAAACGGGCGAGATCATCCCCTCCTACATCAGCATCGACCGCAAGACGAATGAAATCACGGACATTCCGGCAAGCAGGGTGCGCATCCCGGAGCGCATCGGCAAGACGGAAATCACCACGCAGGAGCGGGACATGCTCCGCGCCGGACTGCCCGTACGCGACAAGCTCATCGAGCGCAACGACGGCAGAAAGTTCGTCACCACCCTGCAAGTGAACGTGGAGCAGCGCGGCGTGGAGTTCGTGCCGGGAACCGGCAAGTCGCCCCGTACCGCACAGACACAGGAAACCAAAGGCGACACATCGAAAAGTCAGGCGCAGGGCGGGGAAAATGCCGCACAGACCAAGAAGGAGCAACGCCGCAACACGTGGACGAACGAGGACGGCAGCATCCGCCCCATCAGCAAATGGAGCGGCGTGAGCTTCACCGACCAGCAGAAAGCCGACTATGTGGCGGGTAAAGCCGTGAAGCTGGAGAACGTGACCGACAAGCAGGGCTTCCATGCCACGATGTATATCAAGTTCAACCCGGAGAAGGGACGCCCGTACCGCTACGACACGAACCCTGACAATGCACAGCAGGTTGCTCCGTCCAACGAGAGCCGCACGCAGGTGGCGGTGAACAACGATGGCAAGACCAACGAGGCTACAAAGAATCTGAGAGAGCCGTTGCAGAAAGGTCAGACCAACCCGAAGGACGCCCGCCAGCAACAGCAGCAGGAGAAGCCGCAGAAGAAAACGGGCAAGGGCATGAAAATGTAA
- a CDS encoding helix-turn-helix domain-containing protein: MELLTRNNFEGWMQKLMERLDRQDELLLAMKAEGKQPTITESIRLFDNQDLCMLLQISKRTLQRYRSVGALPYKTLGKKTYYSEEDVLTFLSNHIKDFKKEDIAFYKARIHNFFHK, encoded by the coding sequence ATGGAACTGCTCACACGAAACAACTTCGAGGGCTGGATGCAGAAGCTGATGGAACGGCTCGACCGTCAGGACGAACTGCTGCTGGCGATGAAGGCTGAGGGGAAACAGCCCACTATCACGGAAAGCATCCGCCTTTTCGACAATCAGGATTTGTGCATGTTGCTCCAGATAAGCAAACGCACCCTCCAACGCTACCGCAGCGTAGGCGCATTGCCCTACAAGACGCTGGGCAAGAAGACCTATTACAGCGAGGAGGACGTGCTGACATTCCTTTCCAACCATATCAAGGACTTCAAAAAGGAAGATATAGCCTTCTACAAGGCTCGTATCCATAATTTCTTTCATAAATAA
- a CDS encoding helix-turn-helix domain-containing protein produces the protein MLKPLLFIAEFCRRNKKKGLNMKVITMESSAYKEMMAQIANIAGYIREARDEKKRKRETEDKLLDTAQAAKMLNVSKRTMQRMRTDHRIEYVVVRGSCRYRLSEILRLLEDNTVRNEEGTIDTLFHNHTLRTGGKPKGRRT, from the coding sequence TTGTTAAAGCCCCTTTTGTTTATTGCCGAATTTTGTCGCAGAAACAAAAAGAAAGGACTGAACATGAAAGTGATAACAATGGAAAGTTCCGCCTACAAGGAGATGATGGCGCAGATTGCGAACATCGCAGGGTACATCCGCGAGGCAAGGGACGAGAAGAAACGGAAGCGGGAAACCGAAGACAAGCTGCTTGACACGGCACAGGCGGCGAAGATGCTCAACGTGAGCAAGCGCACCATGCAGCGTATGCGCACCGACCACCGTATCGAGTATGTGGTGGTACGCGGAAGCTGCCGCTACCGCCTTTCCGAGATACTGCGGCTATTGGAGGACAACACAGTAAGGAACGAGGAAGGGACAATAGACACCCTGTTCCACAACCACACGCTGCGCACGGGCGGCAAACCAAAAGGAAGGAGGACATAG
- a CDS encoding helix-turn-helix domain-containing protein, with translation MNMEIVSIEKKTFEMMVAAFGALSEKVAALRRKSDTGRMERWLTGEEVCGQLRISPRTLQTLRDRRLIGYSQINRRFYYKPEEVKRLIPLVGTLYPHGR, from the coding sequence ATGAATATGGAAATAGTATCTATCGAGAAAAAGACTTTCGAGATGATGGTGGCGGCATTCGGCGCACTCTCGGAGAAGGTCGCCGCCCTGAGGCGCAAAAGCGACACGGGGCGCATGGAAAGATGGCTCACGGGCGAGGAGGTCTGCGGGCAGTTGAGAATAAGCCCGCGCACGTTGCAGACGCTGCGTGACAGGCGGCTTATCGGCTACTCGCAGATAAACCGCAGGTTCTATTACAAGCCAGAGGAGGTGAAGCGGCTGATACCGCTTGTCGGCACGCTCTATCCGCACGGCAGATGA
- a CDS encoding helix-turn-helix domain-containing protein → MMNENNDVFTMEDEPIASVVQDMRKGSKWLSAFLESYRPPLDGERYLTDGEVSELLRVSRRTLQEYRNNRVLPFILLGGKVLYPETGLRGVLEANYRKPLE, encoded by the coding sequence ATGATGAACGAGAACAACGATGTTTTTACGATGGAAGACGAGCCGATAGCCTCTGTGGTGCAGGATATGCGCAAAGGCTCGAAATGGCTGTCCGCATTTCTGGAAAGCTACCGTCCTCCGCTGGACGGGGAACGTTACCTGACGGACGGCGAGGTGTCGGAACTGCTCCGTGTGAGCCGGCGCACCTTGCAGGAATACCGCAACAACCGCGTGTTGCCCTTCATACTTTTGGGAGGGAAGGTGCTTTACCCGGAAACGGGGCTGCGCGGGGTACTGGAAGCGAACTACCGCAAGCCGCTGGAGTGA
- a CDS encoding site-specific integrase encodes MKSTFSVIYYLKRQVVKKDGTVPVMGRITVDGSQTQFSCKLTVDPKLWDTKGGRVTGRSTAALETNRMLDKMRVRINRHYQEIMERDNFVTAEKVKNAFLGLEHRYHTLMQVFRQHNEDYEKQVEAGMKAKGTLLKYRTVYKHMQEFLDIRYHVKDIALKELTPAFISDFEMFLRTDKHCCTNTVWLYVCPLRTMVFIAINNEWLTRDPFREYEIKKEETTRSFLTKDEIRLLMEGKLKNAKQELYRDLYLFCAFTGLSFADMRNLTEENIRTYFDEHEWININRQKTGVVSNIRLLDIANRIIGKYRGLCGDGRIFPVPHYNTCLAGIRAVAKRCGITKHITWHQSRHTAATTIFLSNGVPIETVSSMLGHKSIKTTQIYAKITKEKLNQDMENLAARLNGVEEFAGCTI; translated from the coding sequence ATGAAGAGTACATTTTCAGTAATCTACTACCTCAAGCGTCAGGTAGTGAAAAAGGACGGGACAGTTCCCGTCATGGGACGCATCACGGTGGACGGCAGCCAGACACAGTTCAGCTGCAAACTGACTGTCGATCCGAAACTGTGGGACACCAAAGGTGGACGTGTCACGGGCAGAAGCACGGCGGCACTCGAAACGAACCGTATGCTTGACAAGATGCGGGTACGCATCAACAGGCATTATCAGGAAATCATGGAGCGTGACAACTTCGTCACGGCGGAGAAGGTGAAGAACGCCTTTCTCGGACTGGAACACCGCTACCACACGCTGATGCAGGTGTTCCGCCAGCACAACGAGGACTACGAGAAGCAGGTGGAGGCAGGCATGAAAGCCAAAGGCACGCTGCTGAAGTACCGCACCGTTTACAAGCACATGCAAGAGTTCCTCGACATCCGCTACCATGTGAAGGACATCGCCCTAAAAGAGCTTACCCCGGCTTTCATCTCCGACTTCGAGATGTTCCTGCGCACGGACAAGCACTGCTGCACCAATACCGTGTGGCTGTACGTCTGCCCGTTACGGACGATGGTATTCATCGCCATCAACAACGAGTGGCTGACGCGCGACCCGTTCCGCGAGTATGAAATCAAGAAGGAGGAAACAACACGCAGTTTCCTGACCAAAGATGAGATCCGCCTGCTGATGGAGGGGAAACTGAAAAACGCCAAACAGGAATTGTACCGCGACCTCTACCTGTTCTGCGCCTTCACGGGGCTGTCGTTCGCGGATATGCGCAACCTTACGGAAGAGAATATCCGCACCTACTTCGACGAACACGAGTGGATAAACATCAACCGCCAGAAAACGGGCGTGGTGTCCAACATCCGCCTGCTCGACATCGCCAACCGCATAATCGGCAAATACCGGGGACTGTGCGGGGACGGCAGGATATTTCCCGTTCCGCATTATAACACGTGCCTTGCCGGTATCCGTGCCGTCGCCAAGCGTTGCGGCATCACCAAGCATATCACGTGGCATCAGAGCCGCCACACGGCAGCCACGACGATATTCCTCTCCAACGGTGTTCCCATCGAAACGGTCAGCTCCATGCTCGGACACAAGAGCATAAAGACGACGCAGATTTACGCAAAGATAACCAAAGAGAAGCTCAATCAGGACATGGAGAACCTTGCCGCAAGATTGAACGGCGTCGAGGAATTTGCAGGTTGCACCATCTAA